A DNA window from Stutzerimonas stutzeri contains the following coding sequences:
- a CDS encoding MliC family protein, with product MNKGLSMLIAALLLGGCGHWQSGPDAPFVRWKCQSQQNIAWRYANDQHTVIDLKVGNSERVHTLRKEPATRGSFYSDGVIGFHDKGNEALVYRVADDKLLAHGCSASLISI from the coding sequence ATGAACAAAGGCTTGTCCATGCTGATTGCGGCTTTGCTGCTCGGCGGCTGTGGTCACTGGCAATCCGGTCCGGATGCGCCATTCGTGCGCTGGAAATGCCAGAGTCAGCAGAACATCGCCTGGCGCTACGCCAATGACCAGCACACCGTGATCGACCTGAAAGTTGGCAATAGCGAGCGCGTTCATACCCTTCGCAAGGAACCTGCCACGCGTGGCAGTTTCTATAGCGATGGCGTGATCGGCTTCCACGACAAGGGTAACGAGGCGCTGGTGTATCGCGTCGCCGATGACAAATTGCTCGCCCACGGCTGTAGTGCATCGCTTATTAGCATCTAG
- the fba gene encoding class II fructose-bisphosphate aldolase (catalyzes the reversible aldol condensation of dihydroxyacetonephosphate and glyceraldehyde 3-phosphate in the Calvin cycle, glycolysis, and/or gluconeogenesis): MALISMRQMLDHAAEFGYGVPAFNVNNLEQMRAIMEAADKTDSPVIVQASAGARKYAGAPFLRHLILAAIEEFPHIPVCMHQDHGTSPDICQRSIQLGFSSVMMDGSLKEDGKTPADYEYNVRVTQQTVAFAHACGVSVEGELGCLGSLETGMAGEEDGVGAEGVLDHSQLLTDPEEAADFVAKTKVDALAIAIGTSHGAYKFTKPPTGDVLAIDRIKAIHARIPQTHLVMHGSSSVPQDWLKIINEYGGEIGETYGVPVEEIVEGIKYGVRKVNIDTDLRLASTGAIREFLAKHPSEFDPRKYLAKTVVAMRDVCIARYEAFGTAGHASKIKPISLEGMFQRYANGELDPKIN; this comes from the coding sequence ATGGCACTCATCAGCATGCGCCAGATGCTCGACCACGCCGCCGAATTCGGCTACGGCGTGCCGGCCTTCAACGTCAACAACCTCGAGCAGATGCGCGCCATCATGGAAGCGGCCGACAAGACCGACTCCCCGGTGATCGTCCAGGCCTCCGCCGGTGCGCGCAAATACGCCGGTGCGCCGTTCCTGCGTCATCTGATCCTGGCGGCGATCGAAGAATTCCCACACATCCCGGTGTGCATGCACCAGGACCACGGCACCAGCCCGGACATCTGCCAGCGCTCGATTCAGCTCGGCTTTTCCTCGGTGATGATGGACGGCTCGCTGAAGGAAGACGGCAAAACCCCAGCCGATTACGAGTACAACGTGCGCGTGACCCAGCAGACGGTCGCCTTCGCTCACGCCTGCGGCGTTTCCGTGGAAGGCGAACTGGGTTGCCTTGGCAGCCTGGAGACCGGCATGGCCGGTGAAGAAGATGGCGTCGGTGCTGAAGGCGTGCTGGACCACAGCCAGTTGCTGACCGATCCGGAAGAGGCAGCCGACTTTGTCGCCAAGACCAAGGTCGACGCGTTGGCCATTGCCATCGGCACCAGCCACGGCGCCTACAAGTTCACCAAGCCGCCGACTGGTGACGTGCTGGCCATCGATCGCATCAAGGCCATCCACGCGCGCATTCCGCAGACGCACCTGGTCATGCACGGCTCCTCTTCGGTGCCGCAGGATTGGCTGAAGATCATCAACGAGTACGGCGGTGAGATCGGCGAGACCTACGGTGTGCCCGTCGAGGAAATCGTCGAAGGCATCAAGTACGGCGTACGCAAGGTGAACATCGACACCGACCTGCGCCTGGCGTCTACCGGTGCGATTCGCGAATTCCTGGCCAAGCATCCCAGCGAGTTCGACCCGCGCAAGTACCTGGCGAAGACCGTCGTAGCCATGCGCGATGTCTGCATCGCTCGCTACGAAGCCTTTGGTACCGCCGGCCATGCCTCCAAGATCAAGCCGATCTCCCTGGAAGGCATGTTCCAGCGTTACGCCAATGGTGAGCTGGACCCGAAGATCAACTGA
- a CDS encoding response regulator translates to MNHAPQKIVLLVEDEPHILSLLSDYLASEGYQVLEADSAPKAFEILATKPHLDLLVTDFRLPGNVSGVMIAEPALKLRPDLKVIFISGYPIEIYESGSPIARSAPVLAKPFALDTLRSQIQQLLAS, encoded by the coding sequence ATGAACCACGCACCGCAGAAAATCGTCCTGCTCGTTGAAGACGAGCCGCATATCCTCAGCCTGCTTTCGGATTATCTGGCCAGCGAGGGCTATCAGGTGCTCGAAGCGGATAGTGCGCCCAAGGCCTTCGAAATCCTGGCGACCAAACCACACCTGGATCTGCTGGTGACCGACTTCCGTCTGCCTGGCAACGTATCGGGGGTGATGATTGCCGAGCCGGCGCTCAAGCTGCGCCCTGACCTCAAGGTGATCTTCATCAGCGGCTATCCGATCGAAATCTACGAGTCGGGCAGCCCCATCGCTCGCTCGGCCCCGGTGCTGGCCAAGCCCTTCGCCCTGGACACGCTGCGCAGCCAGATCCAGCAGTTGCTTGCCAGCTGA
- a CDS encoding class I SAM-dependent methyltransferase — protein MSESEQAAQRTLDYYRLNAEAFREGTREHDVSQNLDALLRHIQAQPPLRILDLGCGPGRDLKALTARGHVAVGLDGTEAFVEMARAESGCEVWHQDLLQLQLPAGSFDGIFANAVLFHVPSVHLPDVLSQLHGALNPGGVLFCSNPRGQDEEGWSGDRYGVWYCWSTWRQQVLSAGFVELEHYYRPEGLPRAQQPWLASVWRKA, from the coding sequence ATGAGCGAATCGGAGCAGGCAGCGCAGCGCACTCTCGACTATTACCGCCTCAATGCAGAGGCTTTTCGCGAGGGCACTCGTGAGCACGACGTCAGCCAGAACCTCGATGCCCTTCTGCGTCACATTCAGGCACAACCCCCGTTGCGCATTCTCGATCTAGGCTGCGGCCCTGGGCGCGACCTGAAGGCGCTGACCGCCCGCGGACATGTCGCGGTGGGGCTTGACGGTACCGAGGCGTTCGTCGAGATGGCTCGCGCGGAAAGCGGCTGCGAGGTCTGGCATCAGGACCTGTTGCAGCTGCAACTGCCGGCCGGGTCATTCGACGGCATCTTTGCCAACGCGGTGCTGTTCCACGTGCCGAGTGTTCATTTGCCGGACGTACTGTCGCAGCTGCACGGTGCGCTGAACCCGGGCGGGGTGTTGTTCTGTTCCAATCCGCGCGGGCAGGACGAGGAGGGCTGGAGCGGGGATCGCTACGGTGTCTGGTATTGCTGGTCGACCTGGCGGCAGCAGGTGCTGAGCGCGGGCTTCGTGGAGTTGGAGCACTATTATCGCCCCGAAGGGCTGCCTCGAGCGCAGCAGCCCTGGCTTGCCAGCGTCTGGCGCAAGGCTTGA
- a CDS encoding DUF3509 domain-containing protein, with amino-acid sequence MTAAQQFLTAAFSEFEVLTEPRPDGGLLLTLRNDDRTLVKRALSKGQTQTRIQLEWVVSSVRRDLALEAGMSPSIAHLQSQSRTALPTYEYA; translated from the coding sequence ATGACCGCTGCACAACAATTCCTTACTGCTGCTTTTTCTGAGTTCGAAGTGCTCACCGAGCCCCGCCCGGATGGCGGCTTGCTGCTTACCCTGCGTAACGACGACCGCACCCTGGTCAAGCGTGCGCTATCCAAGGGGCAGACCCAAACCAGAATTCAGCTGGAGTGGGTCGTCAGCTCGGTACGCCGCGACCTGGCGCTGGAGGCGGGGATGTCGCCTTCCATCGCTCATCTACAAAGCCAGAGCCGTACCGCACTGCCCACATACGAGTACGCCTGA
- a CDS encoding hemerythrin domain-containing protein has protein sequence MNAIDLLIEDHERVKELLTRLTDSTERAVKTRTELLSKLEMEVTIHTQLEEQILYPAYKEAGGKEEIKMYHEAKEEHRAVDSLVLPDLKATDPGSLEFSGRAKVCKELLEHHIEEEESEMFPQARELFDAKRLEEMGEQMSQLRARLKKEMTGKQAA, from the coding sequence ATGAACGCCATCGACCTGCTGATTGAGGATCATGAGCGCGTGAAGGAGCTGCTGACGCGTTTGACCGATTCCACCGAGCGTGCCGTGAAGACACGCACCGAACTGCTGAGCAAACTGGAAATGGAAGTGACCATCCATACCCAGCTGGAAGAGCAGATTCTCTATCCCGCCTATAAGGAAGCTGGCGGCAAGGAAGAGATCAAGATGTACCACGAGGCCAAGGAAGAGCACCGCGCCGTGGATTCACTGGTATTGCCGGACCTGAAGGCTACCGATCCTGGCAGCCTCGAATTCTCCGGACGTGCCAAGGTGTGCAAGGAGCTGCTGGAACACCATATCGAGGAAGAAGAGTCGGAAATGTTCCCGCAGGCGCGTGAGCTGTTCGACGCCAAGCGCCTCGAGGAAATGGGTGAGCAAATGAGCCAGCTGCGCGCCCGCTTGAAGAAAGAGATGACGGGCAAGCAGGCCGCCTGA